From Anaerolineae bacterium, one genomic window encodes:
- the purB gene encoding adenylosuccinate lyase, which produces MIKRYTRKVMGDIWTDENRYQTWLKVEILACEALAKKGKIPPKAVDNIRKKAGFSIKRIEKIEAETRHDVIAFLTDVAEHVGPDSRYIHMGLTSSDVLDTSMAYLLRQAGMIILKDCEILLQTIKKKAFKHKNTVMIGRSHGIHAEPITFGLKLAVWYDEMRRNKERFERAVETISFGKISGAVGTFANISPDIEAYVCKKLELKPAPASTQIVQRDRHAEYFTSLAIMASSIEKMAVEIRHLQRTEVLEAEEFFSKGQKGSSAMPHKRNPIGSENICGLARIIRSNAMASLENIPLWHERDISHSSVERVIAPDSTILIDYILNRITKIIDKLVVYPERMKQNLNMFKGLVFSQQILLALAESGATREDAYKIVQTVAMRAWKDKNDFKALVLKNKKICSLLGSEKIEEIFDVSYHLKYISAIFNRVFVDS; this is translated from the coding sequence ATGATAAAACGGTATACCAGAAAGGTCATGGGAGATATCTGGACCGATGAAAACAGGTATCAGACATGGCTGAAGGTTGAAATATTAGCCTGTGAAGCCTTGGCAAAAAAAGGAAAGATCCCCCCAAAGGCTGTTGATAATATCAGGAAAAAAGCAGGATTTTCCATAAAAAGAATTGAAAAGATCGAGGCTGAAACCAGGCATGATGTAATCGCCTTTCTTACAGATGTTGCCGAACATGTCGGCCCTGATTCAAGATACATTCACATGGGCCTGACATCCTCCGATGTTCTTGATACAAGCATGGCATATCTTCTCAGACAGGCCGGCATGATTATTCTTAAAGACTGCGAAATCCTCTTGCAGACGATAAAAAAAAAGGCGTTTAAACACAAAAACACGGTGATGATAGGACGCTCTCATGGAATCCATGCAGAGCCTATAACATTTGGCTTGAAGCTTGCGGTCTGGTACGATGAAATGCGTCGTAACAAGGAAAGGTTTGAGCGTGCTGTTGAAACAATAAGCTTTGGGAAGATATCAGGAGCTGTGGGAACATTTGCCAATATCTCCCCGGACATTGAGGCGTATGTGTGTAAAAAACTGGAGCTTAAACCCGCTCCAGCCTCAACCCAGATTGTTCAAAGGGACAGGCATGCTGAATATTTTACAAGCCTGGCCATCATGGCTTCATCCATAGAAAAGATGGCGGTCGAAATAAGGCATTTGCAAAGAACAGAGGTCCTTGAAGCAGAAGAATTTTTTTCAAAAGGCCAGAAAGGTTCTTCAGCCATGCCGCACAAGCGTAATCCAATAGGGTCTGAAAATATATGCGGCCTTGCCCGTATCATACGTTCAAATGCCATGGCTTCCCTTGAGAATATTCCCCTGTGGCATGAAAGGGATATCAGCCATTCCTCTGTTGAAAGGGTCATAGCGCCTGACAGCACGATACTGATCGATTATATATTAAACAGAATCACAAAAATCATAGACAAGCTGGTTGTATATCCTGAAAGAATGAAACAAAACCTCAATATGTTTAAAGGGCTTGTCTTTTCTCAGCAAATATTGCTGGCTCTTGCGGAATCCGGCGCAACTCGTGAAGATGCTTATAAAATAGTCCAGACGGTTGCTATGCGGGCATGGAAGGATAAAAATGATTTCAAAGCCCTTGTTTTGAAAAACAAAAAGATTTGCAGCCTGCTCGGTTCTGAAAAAATTG